A section of the Metabacillus endolithicus genome encodes:
- a CDS encoding DNA-binding response regulator, which translates to MGFEEDYQVFMNAHLQARNGERLRRLQEGHNQAERLFLEQVWWPSFYHFQYLHPEYEVNDFKEDNRYLDFAYIRPAIRICFEVDGYGPHLRNISRWKFSDNLERQNQLVIDGWTVIRFSYDQVKEKPRRCQQVIQQVVGRWLGEDLDQTSLSFVEKEVLRFAIRKGEAIVPIELQNH; encoded by the coding sequence TTGGGATTTGAAGAAGATTATCAGGTCTTTATGAATGCTCACTTGCAAGCAAGAAACGGAGAAAGATTACGACGATTACAAGAAGGCCACAACCAAGCTGAAAGATTGTTTTTGGAACAAGTGTGGTGGCCCTCATTTTATCATTTTCAATATCTACATCCAGAGTATGAGGTTAATGATTTCAAGGAAGACAATAGATATTTGGATTTTGCTTATATTCGTCCAGCCATCCGGATTTGTTTCGAGGTCGACGGGTATGGCCCTCACTTAAGGAATATAAGCAGATGGAAATTTTCTGACAATCTAGAACGTCAAAATCAGTTGGTGATTGACGGATGGACCGTGATCCGCTTTTCTTATGACCAAGTTAAAGAGAAACCACGACGATGTCAGCAGGTTATTCAGCAAGTGGTTGGCCGTTGGCTAGGTGAAGATCTGGACCAGACCTCTCTGTCCTTTGTGGAGAAGGAAGTACTACGGTTTGCCATTCGAAAAGGAGAAGCCATTGTCCCAATAGAATTGCAGAATCATTGA
- a CDS encoding FecCD family ABC transporter permease: MMNESMNLIMIGRIKRRRRFVLVTSLLAIIAFALCCTMLMLGNTIYPVSDVISVLLGEKVKGASFAVGTIRFPRMVAGVFAGFAFGVAGYVFQTMLRNPLANPNVIGITAGSSAAAVFCIIVLHASNTFVSIASIIGGLATVIVIFLLSKGTSFSIGRLILIGIGIQAMLNAVVSYLLLIGQQHDLPTAMRWLSGSLNGAKMEELYPLMITVLIFAPIIIAFGKRLDMLELGEQAATSLGVDTNKTRFVLIISSVLIISLATATTGPIAFIAFLSGPIAKRLVGVGFSGVIPAGLVGIILVLASDLIGQFAFVARYPVGVITGILGAPYLIYLLIRMNRKGDL, from the coding sequence ATGATGAATGAATCAATGAATCTTATTATGATAGGTAGAATAAAAAGACGTCGCCGTTTTGTCCTTGTAACTTCTTTACTTGCAATCATTGCCTTTGCACTTTGCTGCACAATGCTTATGCTAGGAAACACCATTTATCCTGTTTCAGATGTCATAAGTGTCCTCCTAGGTGAGAAAGTAAAAGGTGCATCATTTGCAGTAGGAACAATACGTTTTCCAAGAATGGTTGCAGGTGTTTTTGCTGGGTTTGCTTTTGGTGTTGCTGGATATGTTTTTCAAACGATGCTTCGTAATCCCCTAGCAAACCCTAATGTGATCGGAATAACAGCTGGATCAAGTGCTGCTGCTGTTTTTTGTATCATTGTTCTTCATGCAAGTAATACCTTTGTTTCAATTGCTTCTATTATTGGTGGACTTGCTACAGTAATCGTTATTTTTCTCTTATCAAAAGGTACTTCTTTTTCAATTGGGAGATTAATATTAATAGGAATTGGTATTCAAGCCATGCTAAATGCTGTTGTATCTTACTTATTACTGATTGGTCAGCAGCATGATCTTCCAACTGCAATGAGATGGCTAAGTGGTAGTCTAAATGGAGCTAAAATGGAGGAACTGTATCCTCTTATGATCACAGTTCTTATCTTTGCCCCAATTATTATCGCGTTCGGAAAACGATTAGATATGTTAGAACTTGGAGAGCAAGCTGCAACGTCACTTGGAGTTGATACAAATAAGACACGATTTGTACTTATTATCAGTTCCGTGCTTATTATTTCGTTAGCTACCGCTACAACGGGGCCTATCGCCTTTATTGCGTTCCTTTCTGGACCTATCGCAAAAAGACTAGTTGGTGTTGGATTTTCAGGTGTGATCCCAGCAGGTCTTGTTGGCATCATTTTAGTTTTGGCATCAGACCTTATAGGGCAATTCGCATTTGTTGCTAGATACCCTGTTGGTGTGATTACAGGAATACTTGGAGCACCATACTTGATCTACTTGCTAATCCGAATGAATCGGAAGGGAGATTTATAA
- a CDS encoding ABC transporter ATP-binding protein — protein sequence MKPTHAFQAEGITAGYDNKTILHDVSISIPSNKISIIIGANGCGKSTLLKTMARLIKPTSGQVTLGGKSIHSIPPKQLARVLGLLPQSPIVPEGITVSDLVGRGRFPHQSFLKGWTKKDYEAVAEAMEMMKITEFADRHIDELSGGQRQRVWIAMALAQQTDILFLDEPTTYLDITYQVEILDLLTDLNQKYGTTIVMVLHDINLSARYADHIFALHKGKLVAEGAPSEVITSGLIEDIFGLHCTVVEDPVSGSPSVVPIGRHHVNRELISS from the coding sequence ATGAAACCAACACATGCTTTTCAAGCTGAAGGAATCACAGCTGGATACGATAATAAAACGATTTTACATGATGTAAGTATTAGTATTCCAAGCAATAAAATAAGCATTATTATCGGTGCAAACGGTTGTGGTAAGTCTACCCTACTTAAAACAATGGCTAGACTTATTAAACCTACTTCTGGCCAAGTTACCTTAGGTGGAAAATCAATTCATAGCATTCCACCAAAACAGTTAGCCCGTGTATTAGGATTACTTCCACAATCACCTATTGTCCCCGAGGGAATAACCGTTTCAGACTTAGTTGGACGAGGCAGATTTCCACACCAGTCATTTTTAAAAGGCTGGACAAAAAAAGATTATGAAGCTGTTGCTGAAGCAATGGAAATGATGAAAATCACTGAATTTGCAGATCGACATATTGATGAACTTTCAGGTGGTCAAAGGCAGCGTGTATGGATTGCCATGGCTTTAGCACAACAAACAGACATCCTGTTTCTTGATGAACCAACAACCTATTTAGACATCACCTATCAAGTCGAAATTCTCGACCTGCTAACAGACCTTAACCAAAAATACGGAACAACAATTGTCATGGTTCTTCACGATATCAACCTGTCCGCACGTTATGCAGATCATATTTTTGCTCTTCATAAAGGAAAGCTTGTTGCAGAGGGTGCGCCATCGGAGGTTATTACGAGTGGGTTGATTGAGGATATTTTTGGGCTGCATTGTACGGTTGTGGAAGATCCGGTTTCTGGTTCTCCTTCGGTGGTGCCGATTGGGAGGCATCATGTGAATCGGGAATTGATTTCCAGTTAA
- a CDS encoding FecCD family ABC transporter permease translates to MDHTSVSENKQLLIPKNFIKVLILSIVLLGICVLASLAFGSRIVGWNELIDGLFNPDVDSHGANVVRQRIARTVFSFMCGAALGVSGALMQSVTRNPIADPSILGVNTGAALFVVCGISFLNISSASQYIWLALAGAILTAIFVFGIGSMGSGGATPLKLVLAGAATSAALSSLVMAIMIPRSNVMDQFRFWQVGSVGAGNWSSISLFIPFLIVGILIAIFTAPALNALALGDEAATGLGVRTGTLRLIAAFGGVLLCGVATALAGPIGFIGLLATHVIRLMIGPDLRYVIPMSALSGAIILTISDVFGRILGSPGELEVGVVTAFIGAPILILITMKAKMRAL, encoded by the coding sequence ATGGATCATACATCCGTTTCAGAAAATAAGCAGTTACTTATACCGAAAAATTTTATAAAAGTACTTATACTTTCTATCGTTTTACTCGGTATATGTGTATTGGCTTCACTAGCCTTTGGATCTCGCATAGTTGGATGGAATGAGCTGATTGATGGCTTATTCAATCCTGATGTGGATTCGCACGGCGCAAATGTTGTTCGCCAAAGAATTGCTAGAACAGTATTTAGTTTTATGTGTGGTGCTGCATTAGGAGTTTCTGGTGCTCTTATGCAATCGGTTACTCGTAATCCTATTGCAGACCCTAGCATATTGGGAGTTAACACAGGGGCAGCACTATTCGTCGTTTGTGGAATTTCTTTTTTAAATATTAGCAGTGCCAGTCAATATATTTGGCTTGCATTAGCAGGAGCAATTCTAACTGCCATTTTTGTATTCGGAATTGGTTCAATGGGGAGTGGCGGAGCCACGCCCCTTAAACTCGTTTTAGCAGGTGCTGCTACAAGTGCTGCATTATCCTCTCTTGTAATGGCCATCATGATTCCTCGCTCAAACGTTATGGATCAATTTAGATTTTGGCAGGTTGGTAGTGTCGGCGCAGGAAATTGGAGTTCAATCTCTCTTTTTATTCCTTTTCTTATTGTTGGAATCCTAATAGCCATCTTTACTGCTCCAGCACTAAATGCATTAGCATTAGGTGATGAAGCTGCTACTGGTTTAGGTGTACGTACAGGAACACTTAGGCTTATCGCTGCCTTTGGTGGAGTACTATTGTGCGGTGTGGCAACAGCACTTGCAGGTCCTATCGGCTTTATTGGTTTATTAGCAACACATGTGATTCGGCTCATGATTGGTCCTGATTTGCGATATGTTATCCCAATGTCAGCTCTTTCAGGTGCCATCATCCTAACAATATCAGATGTTTTCGGTCGAATTTTAGGAAGTCCTGGTGAGCTTGAAGTTGGTGTGGTTACAGCATTTATTGGAGCTCCTATCTTAATCTTAATAACTATGAAAGCGAAAATGCGTGCACTATGA